The Bacteroidota bacterium genome segment AGTTGGATATACGATGTGGTTTTTGAAGACATGAACACCAACGACTCCATTGTTCCTACTGAATTTAAAAAGAAAAAAACTGTCAACCCTTTTCTTAAGTACAAAGGGAAAATCATCAGGAAAATAGATATTATAGTACTTGATCCTTTTGGTTATTCCGTAAACGATTTTTATGGGAAAAATCCCGATTACATAGAAAAACTGGGGAATAAATACCACATTACAACCAAGGAACAGATAGTAAGAAATTTATTATTGTTTAGACCCAACAAACCGGTTGATGTATTGGAGTTAAGTGAATCAGAAAGGTTATTGCGTTTGTCGCCTTATACCTTCGATGCCAGGATTTATATTCAAAAAACATTAGCCAAAAGCAGTGATAGTATTGATATTTTAGTAATAACACAAGACAGGTGGACCGCCACTGCTACCAGCACTTTTGATTTAAGTGCTCCTGATATTATTTTAACTGATAAAAATATACTTGGTTTTGGCCATCAATATGAACAAGGTTTAGCCTGGAATTTTAACGACCAGATGATTACCACATCAGGTCGTTACTCTATTTTCAATATCAAAAAAACATTTATCAGTACAGCCATTTTCTATGCAACTACCAAAGACCATAATCAGGTTGGTGTTAGCGTTGAACGGCTCTTTTTCTCGCCCTTAACCAAATGGGCCGGAGGTTTAAGCCTTATAAAAAACAATACTGTTTATAAGCAATTTTATTATGAGCCCGATATTACCAATACATATACTTTAAACTATAATACACTCGATTTTTGGGCAGCCAAAAGTTTTCCTTTGGTACAAAATAAAGATGCAGCCATTGACAAAAGAAGCAGCAACTATATAGTAGGTGCACGCTATTTTAAAACGGAGTATTTTGAAAGGCCTTTGTTTACCATTGATACCGACCAGGTAAACAGGGACCAATCCTTATACTTAGCCAATTTTGGATTCTCGCAAAGAAAGTATTACCGCGACAGGTACCTTTTCAGGTATGGTGCCAATGAAGATATTCCGCAAGGAAATGTTTTTGAAATAGTAGTGGGCGCCCTGCAGAAGGAAAGAGCAGACCTCCGGTATTACTCCGGTATAAAATACGGAACAGGTAAACATATTTACGACTTTGGTTACATTTCATTTGGTGCCGGTTATGGCACTTTCTATAATGCGAATTATATTGGTACAGGAGTCGTCAATATAGAGTCGTTTTACTTTACTGATTTAATTAAAAAAAATAGGTGGTACTTCCGGCAGTTTGCACGCTTTAAACTTATAGAAGGCATTGACCGCGAAAACTATGAAAGTTTAAATATAAATGGCTCGCAGATGTATGGCTTTTCAAGCGACCGATTAAATGCCAAGAGCAAAATGATAATTAATCTGGAGTTTGTAATGTATGCACCTTACAAATTCATAGGCTTTCAGTTTGCTCCTGTTCTGTTTTATGGTTTTGCAGGCCTAGGCGATAATTTCGGCAGTATGTTTAGCAATACATTTTACCAGGCTTTTGCCTTGGGTGTATTAATTCGAAACGAATATTTAGTGAGTAATACTTTCGAAATTTCTATTGGTCTTTACCCATATATGCCGGGCAACGCTGACTATACTTTAAAAGGTAACCCCATTGGCAGTTACAATATAAAAGCCAATGATTACTTTATTACCAAACCCGATTTGGTTTCTTATAAATAAGCAATCTTAATAAATAACTCTGTTATGAAAAAACATATTGATTTAGATAAAATGTCAACGCTACCTGATAAAAAAATAAACAAAGCGGAGGCAGACATTGAAATGGTTAAGCTCACTGAACAGCTCACCGATATACAAGATAAGTTATATGCGCAAAACAAATATGCCGTATTGATTGTGTTACAAGGTATGGATACTGCCGGAAAAGACAGTGCTGTTAAACATGTTTTTTCAGGTGTAAATCCGGCAGGGTGCAATGTAAAATCATTTAAAGCACCTACTGAGGAAGAAAGTGCTCATCACTTTTTATGGCGCATCAGTAAAGAATGCCCACCCAAAGGAATGATAAAAATATTTAATCGTTCGCATTACGAAGATGTTTTGGTACCAATGGTTAACAAATTACTAAGCAAAAAAGAATTAGAAGACCGTTGCCACGAAATAAATACATTTGAAAAAGGCTTGGTAAAAAACAATACCATTATCATCAAGTTCTTTCTTCACATTTCGCACGAGGAACAAGAGGAACGACTGGCAGAAAGAAAAACCAATCCACGTAAGCAATGGAAGTACCAGAAAGGTGATGTGAAGGACATAGCTATGCATAAGCACTTTAAAAATGCTTATGAGTTTATTTTTGAAAACTGCGATAATGCAGTAAACTGGCATGTTATACCGGCCGATAAAAAATGGTATAAGAACTATGCTATTTTACAACAGATAGTAAAAACACTATCGCTTTACGATATTGACTACCCCAAAATAAAAAAGTAAAAACAAAACTTATGTAACAGTAAACAAAAAAGAAATTGATTACTTTACACCAGAAATAATTTAACTATTATATCTTTAACAGATTATATAAAGTTAAATTATAATAAATATCAATCCGCACTTAAACCCAATAAAATAATGAAACCACAAATAGGCATTGCAGAAAAAGACTTAAAGATAAGCATTGATATGCTTTCAACCATTTTAGCTGATGAAATGATTCTATATGTAAAAACAAGAAAATTTCATTGGAATGTATCAGGTGAAAGTTTTATGGAATTACACCAGTTATTCCAACGCCAGTATGAGTCGTTAGAACAGCTCATTGACTCCATTGCTGAACGCATAAGCAAACTGGGAGGTAAAACCATTGGCACCATGAATGAGTTTAGTAAATTAACCAGACTAAAAGAGTCGCCCAATAAATACCCTTCACAAAAAGAAATGTTAAAAGAACTATTGGCTGATTACGAAAAACTGATAGTTGAAATACGTAAGGATATAGACAAAAGCAAAGACAAAGATGTTGTTACCATTGATTTTTTAACCGGAGTTATGGAGCAACACGAAACCACTGCCTGGGTGCTTAGACGTTACTTAAACTAAACGTATATCCATGAATAATACAACAACAGAGCCGGCAACAAAAGCTGCCGGCACAAAAAAAAGACTGGGTGCAAAAACGGTGCAAGCCGTTATAAACAATAATTTTATCCAGACCTTTTTTATTGATATGGCTACGTTTTTTATGTTTATGGGTCGTTTCTTTAAAGAAATGGTTCAACCACCATACGAGATAAATGAAATAGCTAAACAATCCTATTTAATTGGATACAAATCGCTTTCACTGGTGGGCACTACCGGCTTTATTATGGGCTTGGTTTTAACCATTCAATCGCGGCCAACCTTAGCCGAGTTTGGTGCTGAATCATGGCTTCCGGCTATGATATCAGTTTCTATAGTACGTGAAATAGGCCCTGTTATTACCGCTTTAATTTGTGCCGGTAAAGTGGGTTCAAGCATTGGTGCTGAATTAGCCTCTATGCGTGTAACCGAACAAATTGATGCCATGGAAGTTTCAGGTATCAACCCTTTTAAATACGTTATTGTAACACGTGTATTGGCTACTACTTTAATGCTTCCTATCTTAACCATTTTTAACGATGTAATTTCTATGCTGGGTTCATTTGCCGGTGTAAACATAAAAGGCAGTGTAAGCTTTTACTTATACTTTGCACAAGCCTTTGCACAACTGAGCTTTACCGATGTTTTTCCTTCGTTAATTAAAACCATTTTCTTTGGTTTAAGCATTGGTTTAATAGCTTGCTATAAAGGTTACAATGCCAACAAAGGAACCGAAGGTGTTGGACTGGCCGCTAACTCGTCAGTAGTGCTTACTTCGTTAATGGTTTTTGTTATAGATATAGTAGCTGTTCAAATTACCAGCCTTTTTATAAACTAACTATGAAAGCTGAAAAGAAAGAAACAAACGCTGGTGAAACTGTTGTACAAATAGAGCATTTAAAAAAATCGTTTGGTACCAACCATGTATTGGTTGATATTAATTTAAACATTAAGAAAGGTGAAAACGTAGTTGTATTAGGTAAATCAGGTAGCGGAAAATCAGTATTGATTAAATGTCTGGTAGGGCTTATAGAGCCTGATGATGGTAAGCTGATCGTATTTGATAAAAATATGATGGAGCTTGATAACAAGGAATTAAATGCCATGCGGAAAAAAATTGGCTTCCTGTTTCAAAGTGGCGCATTATACGATTCTATGTCAGTGCGTGAGAATTTAGCTTTTCCTTTACGCGATGCAAAAGATTTAAGCAAAGAAGATATAACCAAATTAATAGAAGAAGCCTTGGCCAATGTAGGCCTTTCTGAATCTATTGATAAATCGCCTGCTGAGCTATCAGGCGGTATGCGTAAACGTCTGGGTTTGGCGCGCACACTCATTCTTAAACCCGACATCATGTTATACGATGAGCCAACTACAGGACTTGACCCTATTACCTCCAAAGAAATAAGCGAGCTAATAATAAAAGTACAAAAGCAAAACAATACCTCTTCTATAATTATAACACACGATATGCCTTGTGCTAAAATAACAGCCAACCGTATAGTAGTTTTTAAAGAAGGGGAAATAGCCGCAGAAGGCACCTATGAAGAGCTCGAAAAATCAGAAGATGAATGGATACGTTCTTTCTTTGAATAAAAAAAATACTATTAAAATATAACCTTTAAAATATACAAACCGTGCAAAAACAATCCGTTAATAAGATAAAATTAGGAATATTCATTACCATCGGTATAGTATTATTCCTTGTGGGTATTTACTTTATAGGTGAAACCAAAAAAATATTTAGTTCTACCTTTAGAATAAGTGCTAGGTTTAAAGATGTAAACGGACTACAGGTAGGCAATAACGTGCGTTTTGCAGGTATCAATGTAGGTACTATTGAAAACATTGAAATTATAACCGACTCTACCGTACAGGTAGATATGATTGTAGATACAAAAACACAAAAGTTTATAAAAAAAGATGCCAAAGCCATTATAGGTTCTGATGGATTAATGGGCAATAAAATAATGAACATATCAGCAGGAACAACCGGTAAGCCTTTAATTGAAAACAATGATATTATAGGTACAACTATTCCTGTAAGTATGGATGATTTATTGGCGAAACTTAAA includes the following:
- a CDS encoding PPK2 family polyphosphate kinase; translation: MKKHIDLDKMSTLPDKKINKAEADIEMVKLTEQLTDIQDKLYAQNKYAVLIVLQGMDTAGKDSAVKHVFSGVNPAGCNVKSFKAPTEEESAHHFLWRISKECPPKGMIKIFNRSHYEDVLVPMVNKLLSKKELEDRCHEINTFEKGLVKNNTIIIKFFLHISHEEQEERLAERKTNPRKQWKYQKGDVKDIAMHKHFKNAYEFIFENCDNAVNWHVIPADKKWYKNYAILQQIVKTLSLYDIDYPKIKK
- a CDS encoding DNA starvation/stationary phase protection protein, translating into MKPQIGIAEKDLKISIDMLSTILADEMILYVKTRKFHWNVSGESFMELHQLFQRQYESLEQLIDSIAERISKLGGKTIGTMNEFSKLTRLKESPNKYPSQKEMLKELLADYEKLIVEIRKDIDKSKDKDVVTIDFLTGVMEQHETTAWVLRRYLN
- a CDS encoding ABC transporter permease, which translates into the protein MATFFMFMGRFFKEMVQPPYEINEIAKQSYLIGYKSLSLVGTTGFIMGLVLTIQSRPTLAEFGAESWLPAMISVSIVREIGPVITALICAGKVGSSIGAELASMRVTEQIDAMEVSGINPFKYVIVTRVLATTLMLPILTIFNDVISMLGSFAGVNIKGSVSFYLYFAQAFAQLSFTDVFPSLIKTIFFGLSIGLIACYKGYNANKGTEGVGLAANSSVVLTSLMVFVIDIVAVQITSLFIN
- a CDS encoding ATP-binding cassette domain-containing protein, giving the protein MKAEKKETNAGETVVQIEHLKKSFGTNHVLVDINLNIKKGENVVVLGKSGSGKSVLIKCLVGLIEPDDGKLIVFDKNMMELDNKELNAMRKKIGFLFQSGALYDSMSVRENLAFPLRDAKDLSKEDITKLIEEALANVGLSESIDKSPAELSGGMRKRLGLARTLILKPDIMLYDEPTTGLDPITSKEISELIIKVQKQNNTSSIIITHDMPCAKITANRIVVFKEGEIAAEGTYEELEKSEDEWIRSFFE
- a CDS encoding MlaD family protein, with amino-acid sequence MQKQSVNKIKLGIFITIGIVLFLVGIYFIGETKKIFSSTFRISARFKDVNGLQVGNNVRFAGINVGTIENIEIITDSTVQVDMIVDTKTQKFIKKDAKAIIGSDGLMGNKIMNISAGTTGKPLIENNDIIGTTIPVSMDDLLAKLKTTSDNAALITSDLAAVIGNIRSGKGTIGKLFMDTVFAENLDKTIVNVKQGTKGFKQNMDAAKNSFLLRGFFKKKEKQEKETEKPETEKKK